The following coding sequences lie in one Rutidosis leptorrhynchoides isolate AG116_Rl617_1_P2 chromosome 6, CSIRO_AGI_Rlap_v1, whole genome shotgun sequence genomic window:
- the LOC139853984 gene encoding uncharacterized protein — protein MNILSLNIRGFGEGGKIRRFKKLRRDYNPVIVHLQETKCGNSSESWLENLWGSPDFKFIQKDAIGSAGGMITIWDTRVFDIVEATEGEYYLAIRGYWKGKSEEMAFVNIYGPHTNNKKTIMWDNLDRLVKSCNMPWVLCGDFNEVRCEDERFNCIFNKARADKFNHFISSNCLIDLPLCGKKYKRYSDNGVKFAKLDRFLISENFNNNWPGLNAAILDHNLSDHCPIILRDGIIDFGPKPTKVFNVWLILPGAEEIIATIWNTKVHGNRPDRVLYNKLKMVKQELKNLNLSINGKLDEEIQLLIQSTKSWETIADSRALNEIEQEAWITDRKKWIEKD, from the coding sequence ATGAATATATTATCACTCAATATACGTGGATTTGGGGAAGGTGGCAAAATTCGTCGGTTCAAAAAGTTGCGCAGAGATTACAACCCTGTCATTGTACATCTACAGGAAACGAAGTGTGGAAATTCTAGTGAGTCTTGGCTAGAAAATTTATGGGGATCACCGGATTTTAAGTTCATTCAAAAAGATGCCATAGGATCAGCAGGTGGAATGATCACCATATGGGATACAAGAGTCTTTGACATTGTTGAAGCTACCGAAGGTGAATACTACCTTGCCATTAGAGGGTACTGGAAGGGTAAATCAGAGGAAATGGCTTTTGTTAACATCTATGGCCCACACACCAATAATAAGAAAACTATTATGTGGGATAACTTGGACAGATTGGTGAAATCTTGCAATATGCCATGGGTGTTATGTGGGGACTTCAACGAAGTAAGGTGCGAGGATGAGCGTTTTAACTGTATTTTTAACAAGGCACGGGCAGACAAATTTAATCATTTCATTAGCTCAAATTGCCTAATAGATTTACCTTTGTGTGGGAAAAAATATAAGAGATACAGTGATAATGGGGTCAAGTTTGCCAAACTTGACAGGTTTTTAATCTCCGAAAACTTCAATAATAATTGGCCTGGTCTGAATGCGGCTATTCTGGATCATAATCTCTCAGACCACTGTCCCATTATACTTCGAGATGGAATCATAGACTTTGGGCCTAAACCAACGAAAGTGTTTAATGTATGGTTAATTCTTCCTGGTGCTGAAGAAATAATTGCAACAATCTGGAACACGAAAGTTCATGGCAACAGGCCAGATCGTGTACTGTATAATAAGTTGAAGATGGTTAAACAAGAGCTGAAAAATTTAAATCTCAGTATCAACGGGAAACTTGATGAAGAAATTCAACTTCTTATACAATCTACGAAATCATGGGAAACTATCGCAGATTCTAGAGCTTTAAATGAAATTGAACAAGAGGCATGGATAACGGATAGGAAAAAATGGATTGAAAAGGACTGA